In one window of Nodosilinea sp. PGN35 DNA:
- the alaS gene encoding alanine--tRNA ligase → MAKSPTSISTTMTGAQIRQTFLEFYAARGHAIKPSASLVPEDPTVLLTIAGMLPFKPIFLGQRPADVDRATTSQKCIRTNDIENVGRTARHHTFFEMLGNFSFGDYFKEQAIAWAWELSTEVFKLPADRLVVSVFREDDDAFAIWRDQVGIPAHRIQRMDEADNFWALGPTGPCGPCSEIYYDFHPELGDDHIDLEDDSRFIEFYNLVFMQYNRDAEGTLTPLQNQNIDTGLGLERMAQILQQVPNNYETDLILPIIDAAAGLAGLVYQECDEKTKVSLKVIGDHVRAVVHMIADGITASNVGRGYILRRLIRRVVRHGRLIGIEGAFISKVAEAAIQLAETPFPNTRQRETVIKAELDREESRFLETLERGEKLLAEILKRESGSKTRQISGTDAFVLYDTYGFPLELTQEIAEEQGLTVDVAGFETAMEEQRQRSKDAHETIDLTVQGSLDSLAEHIHSTEFLGYKDTSSASKVEALLVGGKSVEQIEAGQEAQVVLNQTPFYAESGGQVGDRGYLSGDDLVIRVHDVKKDGDFFVHFGKVERGSLSVGDAVTAQIDRACRRRAQANHTATHLLQAALKKLVDPDISQAGSLVAFDRLRFDFNCPRPLSADEVQQVEDQVNSWIAEGHQGDVTVMALEEAKAKGAIAMFGEKYSAEVRVIDFPGVSMELCGGTHVSNTAEIGLFKIISETGVASGTRRIEAVAGPAVLEYLNVRDAVVRDLSDRFKAKPEELSDRVTTLQTDLKTAQKELEALKSELAVLKSDQLLEQAEAVGTVKIIVAELEGVSAEALKTAAERLLQKLGAGAVVLGSVPEPEKVSLVAAFSPEVIEQKLQAGKFIGGIAKLTGGGGGGRPNLAQAGGRDASKLPEALTSAKAQLLEALV, encoded by the coding sequence ATGGCAAAGTCCCCCACCTCTATCTCCACCACAATGACCGGCGCGCAGATTCGCCAGACGTTTCTGGAGTTTTACGCGGCGCGGGGCCACGCCATTAAACCGAGCGCGTCCCTGGTGCCCGAAGACCCCACGGTGCTGCTCACCATTGCAGGCATGCTGCCCTTCAAACCGATCTTTCTGGGCCAGCGCCCGGCGGATGTGGACCGGGCCACCACGTCGCAAAAGTGCATTCGCACTAACGATATTGAGAACGTGGGCCGCACGGCGCGCCACCACACGTTCTTTGAGATGCTGGGCAATTTCAGCTTTGGGGATTATTTCAAGGAGCAGGCGATCGCCTGGGCCTGGGAACTGTCTACCGAGGTGTTCAAACTCCCCGCCGATCGCCTGGTGGTGAGCGTGTTTCGCGAAGACGACGATGCCTTTGCCATCTGGCGCGACCAAGTGGGCATCCCTGCCCACCGCATTCAGCGCATGGATGAGGCCGACAACTTCTGGGCCTTAGGCCCCACCGGCCCCTGCGGCCCCTGCTCTGAGATCTACTACGACTTTCACCCCGAGCTGGGCGACGACCACATTGACCTCGAAGACGACTCGCGCTTCATCGAGTTCTACAACCTGGTGTTTATGCAGTACAACCGGGATGCCGAGGGCACCCTGACGCCGCTGCAAAACCAAAACATTGACACCGGCCTGGGCCTAGAGCGCATGGCCCAGATCCTCCAGCAGGTGCCCAACAACTACGAAACCGACCTGATCTTGCCGATCATCGACGCGGCGGCGGGGCTGGCCGGGCTGGTTTATCAAGAATGCGACGAGAAAACTAAGGTGTCGCTGAAGGTGATCGGCGACCACGTCCGCGCCGTCGTTCACATGATCGCCGATGGTATTACCGCCTCCAACGTGGGCCGGGGCTACATTCTGCGGCGGCTGATTCGCCGGGTGGTGCGCCACGGGCGGCTGATCGGCATTGAGGGCGCGTTTATTAGCAAGGTGGCCGAGGCCGCAATTCAGCTAGCAGAAACCCCCTTCCCCAACACCCGCCAGCGCGAGACGGTGATCAAAGCCGAGCTTGACCGCGAAGAATCTCGCTTTCTCGAAACCCTGGAGCGGGGCGAAAAGCTGCTGGCCGAGATTCTCAAGCGCGAGAGCGGTTCGAAGACCAGGCAAATCTCGGGCACCGATGCCTTCGTGCTCTACGACACCTACGGCTTTCCGCTGGAGCTGACCCAGGAGATTGCCGAAGAACAGGGGCTAACGGTGGATGTGGCCGGGTTTGAGACGGCGATGGAAGAACAGCGCCAGCGCTCGAAGGACGCCCACGAAACCATCGACCTGACGGTGCAGGGCAGCCTGGACTCCCTGGCGGAGCACATTCACTCGACGGAGTTTTTGGGCTACAAAGACACCAGCAGCGCCAGCAAAGTCGAGGCCCTGCTGGTGGGTGGCAAATCGGTGGAGCAGATCGAGGCGGGGCAGGAAGCCCAGGTGGTGCTGAACCAGACGCCGTTTTACGCCGAGTCGGGCGGTCAGGTGGGCGATCGCGGCTACCTGTCGGGCGATGACCTGGTGATTCGCGTCCACGATGTCAAAAAAGACGGCGACTTCTTTGTCCACTTTGGCAAGGTGGAGCGGGGCAGCCTCAGCGTTGGCGATGCCGTCACCGCCCAGATCGATCGCGCCTGCCGCCGCCGCGCCCAGGCCAACCACACCGCCACCCACCTGCTGCAAGCGGCGCTGAAAAAGCTGGTCGATCCCGACATCTCCCAGGCCGGTTCGCTAGTGGCCTTCGATCGCCTGCGGTTTGACTTCAACTGCCCCCGCCCCCTGAGCGCCGACGAGGTGCAGCAGGTCGAAGACCAGGTGAACAGCTGGATCGCCGAGGGCCACCAGGGCGATGTCACCGTGATGGCGCTAGAAGAGGCCAAGGCCAAGGGCGCGATCGCCATGTTTGGCGAGAAGTACAGCGCTGAGGTGCGGGTGATTGACTTCCCCGGCGTGTCGATGGAGCTGTGCGGCGGTACCCACGTCAGCAACACCGCTGAAATTGGCCTGTTTAAGATCATCTCTGAGACCGGGGTGGCCTCCGGTACCCGCCGCATTGAGGCCGTGGCTGGCCCCGCCGTGCTGGAGTACTTGAACGTGCGCGATGCGGTGGTGCGGGATCTGAGCGATCGCTTTAAGGCCAAGCCCGAGGAGTTGAGCGATCGCGTCACCACCCTACAAACCGACCTCAAAACCGCCCAAAAAGAGCTGGAAGCGCTGAAGTCTGAACTGGCGGTGCTCAAGTCTGATCAGCTGCTAGAGCAGGCCGAAGCCGTCGGCACCGTCAAAATTATCGTCGCGGAGCTGGAGGGGGTCAGCGCCGAAGCGCTCAAAACCGCCGCCGAGCGTCTGCTGCAAAAGCTGGGGGCCGGGGCCGTGGTGCTGGGATCTGTGCCTGAGCCTGAGAAGGTTAGCTTAGTGGCGGCCTTTAGCCCCGAGGTGATCGAGCAAAAGCTGCAAGCTGGCAAGTTTATCGGCGGCATCGCCAAGCTCACGGGCGGCGGCGGTGGGGGGCGACCCAACCTGGCCCAGGCGGGCGGGCGCGACGCCAGCAAGCTACCGGAGGCGCTGACCAGTGCTAAGGCGCAGCTGCTAGAGGCGCTAGTCTAG
- a CDS encoding ABC transporter permease, producing MFKLLTKFDYLLRETFLGLRRGGWMNWAAISTITVLLFLFGISLQSTWQLERMLNQFGSQLEVSAYLQSGFQASDLKPVVEAFPNVVGVTPVTKESAWAALVADLGLSDIAGATDQLKGNPLVDELKVKAKDSEAVPAIAAQLEGLEGIDEVRYIDEAVTRLAQLNDGLKWTSLFVISILTLTATAVITTTIRLIVLARKREIEVMQLVGATRIWIYLPFILQGAAFGLAGATVAWGLLFAIQRFLTELATQQADFIQFVVQGLRLTPQQLILLPAALLGLGTLVGLIGSLLAVRKFSLR from the coding sequence ATGTTTAAGCTTCTCACCAAGTTCGACTACCTGCTGCGCGAAACGTTTCTAGGGCTGCGGCGCGGCGGCTGGATGAACTGGGCGGCCATTAGCACCATTACCGTGCTGCTGTTTTTGTTTGGCATCAGCCTGCAATCGACCTGGCAGCTGGAGCGCATGCTCAACCAGTTTGGCAGCCAGCTGGAGGTGTCGGCCTACCTGCAAAGCGGTTTCCAGGCCAGCGACCTCAAGCCGGTGGTCGAGGCCTTTCCCAATGTGGTAGGGGTGACTCCGGTGACCAAAGAGTCGGCCTGGGCCGCCCTGGTGGCCGATCTGGGCCTGTCCGACATCGCCGGGGCCACCGACCAGCTCAAGGGCAACCCCCTGGTGGATGAGCTGAAGGTCAAGGCCAAAGACTCTGAGGCCGTACCGGCGATCGCCGCTCAGCTTGAGGGGCTCGAAGGCATCGATGAAGTCCGCTACATAGACGAGGCTGTAACCCGCCTGGCCCAGCTCAACGACGGCCTCAAGTGGACGAGCCTGTTTGTGATCAGCATTCTCACCCTCACCGCCACCGCCGTTATCACCACCACAATTCGCCTGATTGTGCTGGCCCGCAAGCGCGAGATCGAAGTCATGCAGCTGGTGGGGGCCACCCGCATCTGGATCTATCTGCCCTTCATTTTGCAGGGGGCCGCCTTTGGCCTGGCCGGAGCCACCGTGGCCTGGGGGCTGCTGTTTGCCATTCAGCGCTTTCTCACCGAGCTGGCCACCCAGCAGGCCGATTTTATTCAGTTTGTGGTGCAGGGGCTCAGGCTCACGCCCCAACAGCTGATTTTGCTGCCGGCGGCGCTGCTGGGCCTGGGAACCCTGGTGGGGCTGATCGGCAGTCTGCTGGCGGTGCGTAAGTTTTCGCTGCGCTAG
- a CDS encoding response regulator transcription factor yields the protein MSTVLIVDDSSTLREMIAGLLLKAGLTVVEAKDGVEAQDMIQATPPDLVVLDIVMPNMNGYELCRWIKNTAATQNIPVIICSSKAEEFDRYWGMKQGADAYITKPFRPADMISTVKQLLR from the coding sequence ATGAGTACAGTACTAATTGTGGATGACAGCTCAACCCTGCGGGAAATGATCGCCGGGCTGCTGCTCAAGGCTGGCCTGACGGTGGTTGAAGCCAAAGACGGTGTCGAAGCCCAAGACATGATCCAGGCCACCCCCCCCGACCTGGTGGTGCTCGATATTGTCATGCCCAACATGAACGGCTACGAGCTCTGTCGGTGGATTAAAAACACCGCCGCCACCCAGAATATTCCCGTGATTATTTGCTCCAGCAAGGCCGAGGAGTTTGACCGCTACTGGGGCATGAAACAGGGCGCAGATGCCTACATTACCAAGCCCTTTCGCCCCGCCGATATGATCAGCACCGTCAAGCAGCTGCTGCGCTAG
- the ppk2 gene encoding polyphosphate kinase 2: MTESSDSPKKTKKAKKKVKQQRKKDRAKGLEPPVFYHISESEGSSKLKSKFYEKELARLQVELVKMQYWVKHTGTRIVIIFEGRDAAGKGGTIKRITEPLNPRGCRVVALGTPSDREKTEWYFQRYVAHLPAAGEIVCFDRSWYNRAGVERVMGFCTDEQYDEFMHTCPEFERMLVRSGIILLKYWFSVSDDEQERRFQSRLTDPARRWKLSPMDLESRDRWVEYSKAKDAMFAHTNIPEAPWFTVEADDKKRARLNCISHVLSKIDYVDMTPEPLKLTPRRSAPKDYERPPINEQFFVPQRY; encoded by the coding sequence ATGACCGAGAGTTCTGACTCCCCTAAAAAGACGAAAAAAGCCAAAAAAAAGGTCAAGCAGCAGCGCAAAAAAGATCGGGCGAAGGGCTTAGAGCCGCCTGTTTTTTACCACATCTCTGAGTCGGAGGGCAGCTCTAAACTCAAGAGCAAATTCTATGAAAAAGAGCTGGCCCGGCTCCAGGTGGAGCTGGTCAAAATGCAGTATTGGGTCAAGCACACCGGCACCCGCATTGTGATTATATTTGAGGGCCGCGACGCGGCGGGCAAGGGCGGCACCATCAAGCGCATTACCGAGCCGCTCAACCCGCGCGGCTGTCGGGTGGTGGCCCTGGGCACGCCGAGCGATCGCGAAAAAACCGAGTGGTACTTTCAGCGCTACGTGGCCCACCTGCCTGCTGCGGGCGAAATTGTCTGCTTTGATCGCAGCTGGTACAACCGGGCCGGGGTCGAGCGGGTGATGGGCTTCTGCACCGACGAGCAGTACGACGAGTTTATGCACACCTGCCCCGAGTTTGAGCGCATGCTGGTGCGATCGGGGATCATTTTGCTGAAGTACTGGTTTTCGGTGAGCGACGACGAGCAGGAGCGGCGGTTTCAGTCGCGCCTCACCGACCCCGCCCGCCGATGGAAGCTCAGCCCTATGGATCTGGAGTCGCGCGATCGCTGGGTCGAGTACTCTAAGGCCAAAGACGCCATGTTTGCTCACACCAACATTCCCGAAGCGCCCTGGTTCACCGTCGAAGCCGACGACAAAAAGCGGGCGCGGCTCAACTGCATCAGCCACGTGCTCAGCAAAATCGACTACGTGGATATGACCCCCGAGCCCCTAAAGCTGACCCCGCGCCGCAGCGCCCCAAAAGACTACGAGCGCCCCCCGATCAACGAGCAGTTCTTTGTGCCCCAGCGCTACTGA
- a CDS encoding tetratricopeptide repeat protein, which yields MLKRLSLLPLLTLCGLLGPALPAHSQALTPYVLPLDYDLMTEQGLFLANEAQQLAEFQQFGRALALAQLAAQLAPNDGQVLALLGGLYLQSGEVDKALPLLEQARSLLPNNARVLFALGSAHLQQNNPQLAATYLERGLGLEADNPNALFDLGNAYFKLGQYPQAIARFEESVAAEPEFWPSVNNIGLVLYEQGEAQRAVEYWRNSLALAANEPEPKLAIAVALNAEGNCGVAVVRASNAACQEAVRLGIEALEQDSRYADLEFLRTNLWGDRLIDSTTAFFEVPDIKTLLSEL from the coding sequence GTGCTAAAACGTCTCTCTCTCCTGCCTTTGCTCACCCTCTGTGGCCTGCTCGGCCCCGCGCTGCCGGCTCACTCCCAGGCGTTAACTCCCTACGTGCTGCCCCTCGACTATGATCTGATGACCGAGCAGGGGCTGTTTTTGGCCAACGAGGCCCAGCAGCTGGCGGAGTTTCAGCAGTTTGGGCGGGCGCTGGCCCTGGCGCAGCTGGCGGCCCAGCTCGCCCCCAACGACGGGCAGGTGCTGGCCCTGCTGGGCGGCCTCTACCTGCAAAGCGGTGAGGTAGACAAGGCGCTGCCGCTGCTGGAGCAGGCCCGCAGCCTGCTGCCCAACAATGCCCGAGTGCTGTTTGCCCTGGGCTCGGCCCACCTACAGCAAAACAATCCCCAGCTGGCGGCGACCTACCTGGAGCGGGGGCTGGGCCTTGAGGCCGACAACCCCAACGCCCTGTTTGACCTGGGCAACGCCTACTTTAAGCTGGGTCAGTATCCCCAGGCGATCGCCCGGTTTGAGGAGTCGGTGGCGGCGGAGCCGGAGTTTTGGCCCTCGGTGAACAACATTGGCCTGGTGCTCTACGAACAGGGCGAGGCCCAGCGGGCGGTGGAGTACTGGCGCAACAGCCTGGCGCTGGCGGCCAACGAACCCGAGCCCAAACTGGCGATCGCCGTCGCCCTCAACGCTGAAGGCAACTGCGGCGTAGCGGTGGTCAGAGCGAGCAACGCGGCCTGCCAGGAGGCGGTGCGCCTGGGCATTGAGGCCCTAGAGCAAGACAGCCGCTACGCCGACCTGGAGTTTCTCAGAACCAACCTCTGGGGCGATCGCCTGATCGACTCCACCACCGCTTTTTTTGAAGTGCCCGACATCAAAACCCTGCTCAGCGAGCTGTAG
- a CDS encoding GIY-YIG nuclease family protein codes for MTSEQNDAPAPIEHQNVPVEHRSLHDFLYSAADEHAAETAAAPPTASTGSTPIPIADWCDQTQDAKVTGVYAVLDRDRQTQFVGISRNVALSLRSHLTAKGDAVCALVTVEPFNFPNREAMSALRDEWIAALPSPPPGNVDGTWAGTIAQAATQAMSTAEREAYEAKKLKLRRAMADGALSKEHDAAHTAQTDKAKDLQAAMTDDNWSALIREQTQQTQS; via the coding sequence GTGACCTCTGAACAAAACGACGCCCCAGCCCCAATCGAGCATCAAAACGTTCCCGTCGAGCATCGCAGTCTCCACGACTTTTTGTATAGCGCCGCCGACGAACATGCCGCCGAAACCGCCGCCGCCCCGCCCACGGCCTCTACCGGCAGCACCCCCATCCCCATTGCCGACTGGTGCGACCAAACCCAAGATGCCAAGGTAACCGGGGTCTATGCCGTGCTCGATCGCGATCGCCAGACTCAGTTTGTTGGCATCTCCCGCAACGTCGCTCTATCGCTGCGCAGCCACCTCACCGCCAAAGGCGATGCCGTTTGTGCCCTGGTCACGGTAGAGCCCTTCAACTTTCCCAACCGAGAGGCTATGAGCGCCCTGCGCGATGAGTGGATTGCGGCCTTACCCAGCCCCCCACCCGGCAACGTCGATGGCACCTGGGCTGGCACCATCGCCCAGGCCGCCACCCAGGCCATGTCTACCGCCGAACGCGAAGCCTACGAAGCCAAAAAGCTCAAGCTCCGTCGCGCTATGGCCGATGGCGCCCTGTCTAAAGAGCACGATGCGGCTCACACAGCTCAGACAGACAAGGCCAAAGACCTCCAAGCCGCCATGACCGACGACAACTGGAGCGCCCTGATCCGCGAGCAAACCCAGCAAACCCAGTCGTAA
- a CDS encoding DUF3368 domain-containing protein, with translation MTLSDRLKVTGLLGVLVAAKQDNLIAELKPVLDDLITQAKFRVYPDLYRQILQDVDEWD, from the coding sequence GTGACCCTATCTGACCGACTCAAGGTAACTGGGTTGTTAGGAGTGCTGGTGGCGGCAAAGCAAGACAATCTAATTGCTGAGTTGAAACCCGTTTTAGACGACCTGATAACCCAGGCTAAGTTTAGAGTCTACCCAGACCTGTATCGTCAGATCTTGCAGGACGTTGATGAGTGGGATTAA
- the queG gene encoding tRNA epoxyqueuosine(34) reductase QueG, whose product MAEAASLPDRQAVIDQALALGFDLVGIAAVDPEPGLAEAAAVGHLQTWLAQGHQAGMDWMANPRRQDIRQVLPGARSLVCVALNYYTPHRHSTDPSHGKISRYAWGRDYHRILQKRLKPLADWIVAAGYDARYYADTGPVQDKFWAQQAGLGWVAKNGNLISRRYGSWVFLGELITTLPLAPDPPHTAHCGTCTRCLEACPTGAITQPSVVDANRCIAYHTIENRDAAIPEAIAPHLQNWVAGCDICQDVCPWNQRFAQPTTLADFQPYPENLAPTLADLADLSEDEWDSRFRASALRRIKPAQWRRNARAAQASSGVP is encoded by the coding sequence ATGGCTGAAGCGGCTAGTTTGCCCGATCGCCAGGCGGTCATTGACCAGGCCCTGGCGCTGGGGTTTGATCTGGTGGGCATTGCCGCCGTAGACCCCGAGCCTGGCCTCGCCGAAGCCGCCGCCGTAGGTCACCTGCAAACCTGGCTTGCCCAGGGGCACCAGGCCGGTATGGACTGGATGGCCAACCCCCGGCGACAGGATATTCGCCAGGTGCTGCCGGGGGCGCGATCGCTGGTCTGCGTCGCCCTCAACTACTACACCCCCCACCGCCATTCCACCGACCCCAGCCACGGCAAAATCTCGCGCTACGCCTGGGGGCGCGACTACCACCGCATTCTGCAAAAGCGGCTCAAACCGCTGGCCGACTGGATTGTCGCTGCCGGTTATGACGCCCGCTACTACGCCGACACCGGCCCGGTGCAGGACAAATTTTGGGCGCAGCAGGCGGGGCTGGGCTGGGTGGCCAAAAACGGCAACCTGATCAGCCGCCGGTACGGCTCCTGGGTGTTTTTGGGCGAGCTGATTACGACTCTGCCCTTGGCCCCCGACCCGCCCCACACGGCCCACTGCGGCACCTGTACCCGCTGTCTGGAGGCCTGCCCCACCGGAGCGATTACCCAGCCCTCCGTGGTCGATGCCAACCGCTGCATCGCTTACCACACCATCGAGAACCGCGATGCAGCGATCCCGGAGGCGATCGCGCCCCACCTGCAAAACTGGGTGGCGGGCTGCGACATCTGCCAGGATGTCTGCCCCTGGAACCAGCGCTTTGCTCAGCCCACCACCCTGGCCGACTTTCAGCCCTACCCGGAGAACTTAGCCCCCACCCTGGCCGACTTAGCTGACCTGTCAGAGGATGAGTGGGACAGTCGGTTTCGCGCGTCGGCCCTGCGGCGCATTAAACCGGCCCAGTGGCGGCGCAATGCTCGGGCAGCCCAGGCGTCCTCTGGTGTACCATAG